A region of Pseudomonas marginalis DNA encodes the following proteins:
- a CDS encoding polysaccharide pyruvyl transferase family protein, whose amino-acid sequence MNAPASPIRAGILTYHFSENFGAVLQAYALQRWLQQQGLQVSLINYHPAYVEDGSEIRQLFNPRQLKANLKALYLKALALKTRVLGPNAQSRQFHAFKTRFLNIQAPRYAHAHQLNQAVAGQQLLVAGSDQIWNPSGQTGLDPAYFLAFDCDKAIRRISYAASFGKEYLEPQYHAEAEGLLKQLSAISVREESGVSIVHQVSGLAAHCVPDPTLLHRDYSALLATSTQTRTGHVFCYALRTGVGVREVAQALSRQVAGPIVSPYNAHRRWRQIGETVQVGPQDWLKLLKESAYVVTNSFHATVFAIIFEKPFIAVGLPGNKASLNARVRNLLEKLELSQRFLPADDADQVHALIAAPIDWVAVRARRQALQQVGERYLLEQLAAIRP is encoded by the coding sequence ATGAACGCACCTGCTAGCCCCATCAGGGCCGGGATACTGACGTACCACTTCAGCGAAAACTTCGGCGCGGTGCTGCAAGCCTATGCCTTGCAGCGCTGGTTGCAGCAACAGGGCTTGCAGGTAAGCCTGATCAACTACCACCCGGCCTACGTGGAGGATGGCAGCGAGATCCGCCAGCTGTTCAACCCGCGCCAGCTCAAGGCCAACCTCAAGGCCCTGTACCTCAAGGCCCTGGCGTTGAAAACCCGGGTGCTGGGGCCGAATGCCCAGTCGCGCCAGTTCCACGCGTTCAAGACGCGCTTCCTGAATATCCAGGCGCCGCGCTACGCCCACGCCCACCAGCTCAACCAGGCGGTGGCCGGCCAGCAGTTGCTGGTGGCCGGCAGTGACCAGATCTGGAACCCCTCGGGCCAGACCGGCCTCGACCCGGCGTACTTCCTGGCCTTCGACTGCGACAAGGCGATCCGGCGCATTTCCTACGCCGCGAGTTTCGGCAAGGAATACCTGGAGCCGCAGTACCACGCCGAAGCCGAGGGCCTGCTCAAGCAACTGTCGGCGATCAGTGTGCGCGAGGAGAGCGGGGTGAGCATCGTGCACCAGGTCTCGGGGCTGGCTGCCCACTGCGTGCCGGACCCGACGCTGCTGCACCGCGACTATTCGGCGCTGCTCGCCACGTCCACCCAGACCCGCACCGGCCACGTGTTCTGCTATGCGCTGCGCACCGGCGTGGGCGTGCGCGAAGTGGCCCAGGCGCTGTCGCGTCAGGTGGCCGGGCCGATTGTCTCGCCGTATAACGCGCACCGGCGCTGGCGGCAGATCGGCGAGACCGTGCAGGTGGGCCCGCAGGATTGGCTCAAGTTGCTCAAGGAGAGCGCCTACGTGGTGACCAACTCCTTTCACGCCACGGTGTTCGCGATCATTTTCGAGAAGCCGTTTATCGCCGTGGGGTTACCGGGCAACAAGGCCTCGCTGAACGCCCGTGTGCGCAACCTGCTGGAGAAGCTGGAGCTGTCGCAACGCTTCCTGCCGGCAGACGATGCCGACCAAGTGCACGCCTTGATCGCGGCGCCCATCGACTGGGTGGCGGTGCGGGCCCGGCGCCAGGCCCTGCAACAGGTGGGCGAGCGCTACCTGTTGGAACAACTGGCGGCGATCCGGCCATGA
- a CDS encoding O-antigen ligase family protein yields MMLSQARLTLYLPLTFFALPLALSNNLSQPLALLLLLPFVVYAARGFTRALPLLALVVASSVLQVLVSSGANISLYQFLRSGIPFFYFVLLLAGYSYVLANVEKIALAHSVNYRRILERIIYIFALGQLLQVSLYGVGIDLTNAASKSSDEVGRIMLFPTSSAVLLFFYACCQRRVGLMLILAVTLLAAGSKTILAAMAVMILLSAITQRKLKSLAVLVVAIGALGTLTFYASPLAVSRFATYLFEEKGEDVTRAFEIAHAKESFLDNPATVFLGNGLAKQLTPGVPTNDERWFENSKFDIENGYWGVTAKLGVLGVALFCLLFSGLPRSPVSLAVVAILLIFSFKTSYQFFTTFDGSYLLVWSMFIGLLNKAAPARQAVYPNYLLKQAGS; encoded by the coding sequence ATGATGCTGTCCCAGGCGCGCCTGACCCTCTACCTGCCGCTGACGTTCTTCGCCTTGCCCCTGGCGCTGAGCAACAACCTCTCGCAACCCTTGGCACTGCTGCTGTTGCTGCCGTTCGTGGTGTACGCGGCGCGTGGCTTTACCCGCGCGCTGCCATTGCTGGCGCTGGTGGTCGCGTCCAGTGTGTTGCAGGTATTGGTGAGCAGTGGGGCGAATATCTCGCTGTACCAGTTCCTGCGTTCCGGCATTCCGTTTTTCTATTTTGTGCTGCTGCTGGCCGGGTACAGCTATGTGTTGGCCAATGTGGAAAAAATCGCGCTGGCCCATAGCGTCAACTACCGGCGCATCCTCGAACGCATCATCTACATCTTCGCCCTTGGCCAGTTGCTGCAGGTCAGCCTGTATGGCGTGGGCATCGACCTGACCAACGCCGCGTCCAAGTCCAGCGACGAAGTCGGGCGGATCATGTTGTTTCCCACCAGCTCGGCGGTGCTGCTGTTTTTCTATGCCTGTTGCCAGCGCAGGGTCGGCTTGATGCTGATCCTCGCGGTCACGTTGCTGGCGGCCGGGTCCAAGACCATCCTCGCGGCGATGGCGGTGATGATCCTGTTGTCGGCGATTACCCAGCGCAAGCTCAAGTCGTTGGCGGTGCTGGTGGTGGCCATCGGCGCGCTGGGCACGCTGACGTTCTATGCCAGCCCCTTGGCGGTGTCGCGCTTTGCCACTTACCTGTTCGAGGAGAAGGGCGAGGACGTAACCCGTGCGTTCGAGATCGCCCATGCCAAGGAGTCGTTTCTCGACAACCCGGCCACGGTGTTCCTGGGCAATGGCCTGGCCAAGCAATTGACCCCCGGCGTGCCCACCAATGACGAGCGCTGGTTCGAGAACTCCAAGTTCGATATCGAGAACGGCTACTGGGGCGTGACCGCCAAGCTGGGGGTGCTCGGCGTGGCGCTGTTTTGCCTGCTGTTCAGCGGTTTGCCGCGCAGCCCGGTATCCCTGGCCGTGGTGGCGATCCTGCTGATTTTCTCGTTCAAGACCAGCTACCAGTTCTTCACCACGTTCGATGGCAGCTACCTGCTGGTGTGGTCGATGTTCATCGGCCTGCTCAACAAGGCTGCGCCTGCACGCCAGGCGGTTTACCCCAATTACTTACTGAAACAGGCTGGATCATGA
- a CDS encoding lipopolysaccharide biosynthesis protein codes for MSKVLEMPRSLSRRFRLNVLSYGYTQLVTLAAQLVLVPFFLHAWGTGRYADWLVLTGIPSMLSLLDLGVAQASATSATLRASQGDVPGARRSVQTALAFTLAVVALVLVFALTLGQWLDWVSLLGLKTLTAEQAGLVVLFMSGYLCTRLLGGPIDAWFRTIDRTVGGVFIMANRRTLDIVLSIVVLLLGGSELQLAQGMFFSQVLFLVLVTLFVRRISPWPLLGLASASWAEFRGIWKPALGSAAIPLAQAITLQGGLQVLNQIAGPAVVVGYTMARTLMRLIIQLGITCSNALTPEISRLAGRGEFEQARRFTQRASSLVLGLCLLVYVAGIWAGPQVILLWSHGLVQVDRLSLALIGSHTILNVAWFILAAMLISTNRHTLTSVIYAVSSVMALLLWLACKEHIDPLLGASLLLSLPELVVLVYLRVIRVGEVGP; via the coding sequence ATGAGCAAAGTGCTTGAAATGCCGCGCTCGTTGTCGCGACGGTTTCGCCTCAACGTGCTGAGCTACGGCTACACCCAACTGGTGACGCTGGCGGCGCAACTGGTGCTGGTGCCGTTCTTCCTGCACGCCTGGGGCACCGGGCGCTATGCCGATTGGCTGGTGCTCACCGGCATTCCGTCGATGCTCAGCCTGCTGGACCTGGGGGTGGCCCAGGCGTCGGCCACCAGCGCCACGCTGCGTGCGAGCCAGGGCGATGTGCCGGGGGCGCGACGCAGTGTGCAGACCGCGCTGGCCTTTACCCTGGCGGTGGTGGCGCTGGTGCTGGTATTCGCCCTGACATTGGGCCAGTGGCTCGACTGGGTGTCACTGCTCGGGCTCAAGACCTTGACCGCCGAGCAAGCCGGCCTGGTGGTGTTATTCATGTCCGGCTACCTGTGCACGCGCTTGCTGGGTGGGCCGATCGACGCCTGGTTTCGCACCATCGACAGAACCGTCGGCGGCGTCTTTATCATGGCCAACCGCAGGACCCTGGACATTGTGCTGTCCATCGTCGTACTGCTGCTGGGTGGCTCCGAACTGCAATTGGCCCAGGGCATGTTTTTCAGCCAGGTGCTGTTCCTGGTGCTGGTGACCCTGTTTGTGCGGCGGATTTCACCCTGGCCGCTGCTGGGGCTGGCGTCGGCGTCCTGGGCCGAGTTCCGTGGTATCTGGAAACCGGCGCTGGGCAGCGCGGCGATCCCGCTGGCGCAGGCGATCACCCTGCAAGGCGGCCTGCAAGTGCTCAACCAGATCGCCGGCCCGGCGGTGGTGGTGGGTTACACCATGGCGCGCACCCTGATGCGCCTGATCATCCAGTTGGGCATCACCTGCAGCAACGCCCTGACCCCGGAGATCTCACGGCTGGCCGGGCGCGGCGAGTTCGAACAGGCACGACGCTTTACCCAGCGCGCCAGCTCCCTGGTACTGGGCCTGTGCCTGCTGGTGTATGTCGCCGGGATCTGGGCCGGGCCGCAGGTCATCCTGCTGTGGAGCCATGGCCTGGTGCAGGTCGATCGCCTGTCATTGGCGCTGATCGGCTCCCATACGATTTTGAATGTGGCCTGGTTCATCCTCGCGGCGATGCTGATTTCCACCAATCGCCACACCCTCACCTCAGTGATCTATGCCGTAAGCAGCGTGATGGCCTTGCTGCTGTGGCTGGCATGCAAGGAGCACATCGATCCGCTGCTGGGCGCGTCGCTGTTGCTGTCGCTGCCGGAACTGGTGGTGTTGGTGTACCTGCGGGTGATTCGCGTGGGGGAGGTCGGCCCATGA
- a CDS encoding polysaccharide biosynthesis tyrosine autokinase — translation MYSPQNASPESPHRDEIDVLGMLGNLIDHKWLIAGITGTCMLIGAAYAILSAPVFQANALIQVEPKKNDMLGFSDVSSLLGKESPAVTEIELIKSRTIIGKTVDTLALDITITPQHFPLIGGFLARRYVPEHKGDIAPPLFGFNRYSAGGEALALSRLNLPTALLGTTLVLVAGEAQAYTLFDEDGVEIAAGSVGVPFAAEGVEVLVKELRANPGAHFKIVRKPRLDAVADYQDLLTVIERGKESGIISLSLESTRPALAVRTLNEIANLYVKQNVDRTSAEAAQSLSFLNDQLPQVRRDLEKAENALNRFQTRSKSIDISLEAKAVLDQVVALDTGISELKLQQAEMDRKFTPQHPAYRALIAKLAELNAKQAQMTKRVEGLPTTQQELLSLTRDVQVGTEIYTQLLNRSQELDVMRAGTVGNVRLIDSADVNLAKPVAPRKVIVVLLAMLLGGMLSVGIVLVRSLLNRGLESPDEIEKLGLPVYASIPFSLLQKAEETNAAKGRSGAPSLLAVNHPHDLVMEAMRSLRTSLHFAMLEARNNRLMITGPSPEVGKTFVSANLAAIVAQSGQRVLLIDADMRKGYLHKMLGKAVEAGLSDLLAKRCDLQEAIHPTAVERFDFIGRGQIPPNPSELLMHPNFAALLAEVSERYDLVIIDTPPLLAVTDAAIVGRQAGTSLMVTRFGVNSAKEIELTLRRFHQNGIELKGAIFNGVEKRRSASYGYGDYGYYSYAYQSDKA, via the coding sequence ATGTATTCACCCCAGAACGCTTCCCCTGAAAGCCCTCACCGTGACGAGATCGATGTGCTCGGCATGCTCGGCAACCTGATCGATCACAAATGGCTGATCGCCGGGATCACCGGCACCTGCATGCTGATCGGTGCCGCCTACGCCATTCTGTCGGCGCCGGTGTTCCAGGCGAATGCGTTGATCCAGGTGGAGCCGAAGAAGAACGACATGCTCGGTTTCTCCGACGTCAGCAGCCTGCTGGGCAAGGAATCGCCGGCGGTGACCGAGATCGAGCTGATCAAGTCGCGCACCATCATTGGCAAGACCGTCGATACCCTGGCGCTGGACATCACCATCACGCCCCAGCATTTTCCGTTGATCGGTGGCTTCCTCGCGCGGCGTTATGTGCCTGAACACAAGGGCGATATTGCGCCGCCGCTGTTCGGTTTCAATCGCTACTCGGCGGGAGGCGAGGCCCTGGCGCTGAGCCGCTTGAACCTGCCGACGGCGTTGCTCGGGACCACCCTGGTACTGGTGGCCGGCGAGGCCCAGGCCTACACGTTATTTGATGAGGACGGCGTCGAGATCGCCGCAGGAAGCGTCGGCGTGCCGTTTGCCGCCGAGGGCGTCGAGGTGCTGGTCAAGGAGCTGCGGGCCAATCCGGGCGCGCATTTCAAGATCGTGCGCAAGCCGCGCCTGGACGCGGTGGCCGACTACCAGGACCTGCTCACCGTGATCGAACGCGGCAAGGAGTCGGGCATCATCAGCCTGTCCCTGGAGAGCACGCGCCCGGCCCTGGCGGTGCGAACGCTGAATGAAATCGCCAACCTGTATGTGAAGCAGAACGTCGACCGCACCTCGGCCGAAGCGGCGCAGAGCCTGTCGTTCCTCAATGACCAGTTGCCCCAGGTGCGGCGCGACCTGGAGAAGGCTGAGAACGCCTTGAACCGCTTCCAGACCCGCAGCAAATCCATCGACATCAGCCTCGAAGCCAAGGCCGTGCTCGACCAGGTGGTGGCCCTGGACACCGGCATCTCCGAACTCAAGCTGCAACAGGCCGAGATGGACCGCAAATTCACCCCCCAGCACCCGGCATATCGCGCCTTGATCGCCAAGCTGGCGGAACTTAATGCCAAGCAGGCGCAGATGACCAAGCGCGTCGAAGGCTTGCCCACGACCCAGCAGGAATTGCTCAGCCTGACCCGCGACGTGCAAGTGGGCACCGAGATCTACACCCAGTTGCTCAACCGCTCCCAGGAACTCGACGTGATGCGCGCCGGCACCGTGGGCAACGTGCGCCTGATCGACAGTGCCGACGTCAACCTGGCCAAGCCTGTGGCGCCGCGCAAGGTCATCGTGGTGCTGCTGGCGATGCTGCTCGGCGGCATGCTCTCGGTAGGCATCGTACTGGTACGCAGCCTGCTCAACCGTGGCCTGGAAAGCCCGGATGAGATCGAGAAACTCGGCCTGCCGGTGTACGCCTCGATCCCCTTCAGCCTGTTGCAAAAGGCCGAGGAAACCAACGCGGCCAAGGGGCGTTCCGGCGCGCCGTCGCTGCTGGCGGTCAATCACCCCCATGACCTGGTGATGGAAGCCATGCGCAGCCTGCGCACCAGCCTGCACTTCGCCATGCTCGAGGCCAGGAACAACCGCCTGATGATCACCGGCCCGAGCCCCGAGGTGGGCAAGACGTTTGTCTCGGCCAACCTGGCGGCGATTGTCGCGCAGTCGGGCCAGCGCGTGCTGTTGATCGATGCCGACATGCGCAAGGGCTACTTGCACAAGATGCTCGGCAAGGCGGTGGAGGCGGGGTTGTCCGACCTGCTCGCCAAGCGCTGTGATCTGCAGGAAGCGATTCACCCGACCGCCGTGGAGCGCTTCGATTTCATCGGCCGTGGGCAGATCCCGCCCAACCCGTCTGAACTGCTGATGCACCCCAACTTCGCCGCGTTGCTGGCCGAAGTCAGCGAGCGCTATGACCTGGTGATCATCGACACGCCGCCATTGCTGGCGGTGACCGACGCCGCGATTGTCGGGCGCCAGGCCGGCACCAGCCTGATGGTCACCCGTTTTGGCGTGAACTCGGCGAAGGAGATCGAGTTGACCCTGCGCCGCTTCCATCAGAACGGCATCGAGCTCAAGGGTGCGATCTTCAATGGTGTGGAAAAACGCCGGTCCGCCAGCTACGGCTATGGCGACTACGGCTACTACAGCTACGCCTATCAGTCCGACAAGGCCTGA
- a CDS encoding low molecular weight protein-tyrosine-phosphatase, with protein MFKKILIVCIGNICRSPTAEHLLGAALAPSGIQVSSAGLAALRDHPLEPLAGQVLAEHGHVPQVHRARQLDAGAVSEADLILVMEQRHIDGVLDLAPEARGKVFLLGKWQHDREITDPYRQGKPAFVQAYALIEQAAQAWAQRLAR; from the coding sequence TTGTTCAAAAAGATATTGATTGTGTGCATCGGCAACATCTGCCGCAGCCCCACGGCGGAACACTTGCTGGGTGCTGCGCTTGCACCTTCCGGGATCCAGGTGAGTTCGGCGGGCCTGGCGGCCTTGCGTGACCATCCGCTGGAGCCCCTGGCCGGGCAGGTGCTGGCGGAGCACGGGCATGTGCCCCAGGTGCACAGGGCCCGGCAACTCGACGCCGGCGCCGTGAGTGAGGCCGACCTGATCCTGGTGATGGAACAACGGCACATCGACGGCGTGCTCGACCTCGCCCCCGAGGCACGGGGCAAGGTGTTCCTGTTGGGCAAGTGGCAGCACGATCGCGAGATCACCGACCCCTATCGCCAGGGCAAGCCCGCCTTTGTGCAGGCCTATGCCTTGATCGAACAGGCCGCACAGGCCTGGGCCCAGCGCCTGGCGCGCTGA
- a CDS encoding phosphomannomutase: protein MNTSKLLVERIGLFPSSGNIHVEVHDSTHVVERLQVLYADNSLDSDASGAGFSMVFADWRFKLQVSDPLSVCLCVESRGDSQFMQVKTAELLANICGTEERP from the coding sequence ATGAACACGTCAAAGTTATTGGTAGAGCGTATTGGCCTATTTCCTTCTTCGGGAAATATTCATGTGGAAGTGCATGATTCAACCCATGTCGTCGAACGCCTGCAGGTGCTGTATGCGGATAACTCACTGGACAGCGACGCGTCCGGCGCCGGGTTTTCCATGGTGTTCGCCGACTGGCGCTTCAAGTTGCAGGTCAGTGACCCGTTGTCGGTGTGCCTGTGCGTGGAAAGTCGCGGCGACAGCCAGTTCATGCAGGTCAAGACGGCCGAACTGCTGGCCAATATCTGCGGCACCGAGGAGCGGCCATGA
- a CDS encoding LLM class flavin-dependent oxidoreductase, which produces MSIEFIGYIGGHHASEIHPRSGPALQPDYVETVARAHEDAGFDRALVAFHSNSPDSTLIAAHAASVTKKLQFLIAHRPGFAQPTLAARQFATLDVFNGGRTAVHIITGGDDRELRADGSHIGKDERYARTDEYLSVVRQEWTSDQPFDFAGTYYQVEGAHSAVKSPQQPHIPLYFGGSSKAAIEVAGKHADVYALWGETYEQVREIVTQVRAEAARHGRTIRFSLSLRPILAETEELAWARADSILQQATELAEKNGFVRREPPNEGSRRLLAAAAQGSRLDKRLWTGIAGLLGAQGNSTSLVGTAEQVAEALVDYYDLGITTFLIRGFDPLNDAIDYGKRLIPLTRQLIAEREQKVA; this is translated from the coding sequence ATGAGCATTGAATTCATCGGCTATATCGGCGGTCACCACGCTTCCGAGATCCACCCACGCAGCGGCCCTGCCCTGCAACCGGACTACGTGGAAACCGTGGCCCGCGCCCACGAAGACGCCGGTTTCGACCGCGCGCTGGTGGCGTTCCATTCCAACAGCCCGGACAGCACGCTGATCGCCGCCCATGCCGCCAGCGTGACGAAAAAACTGCAGTTCCTGATCGCCCACCGTCCGGGCTTCGCCCAACCCACCCTGGCCGCCCGCCAGTTCGCCACCCTTGATGTGTTCAATGGCGGGCGCACCGCCGTGCATATCATCACCGGCGGCGACGACCGCGAACTGCGCGCCGATGGCAGCCATATCGGCAAGGACGAACGCTATGCGCGCACCGATGAATACCTGAGCGTGGTCCGCCAGGAATGGACCAGCGATCAGCCCTTCGACTTTGCCGGCACCTACTACCAGGTCGAAGGCGCGCACTCCGCGGTGAAGTCGCCGCAGCAGCCGCATATCCCGCTGTATTTTGGCGGCTCTTCCAAGGCCGCGATTGAAGTGGCGGGCAAGCATGCCGATGTGTACGCGCTGTGGGGCGAAACCTATGAGCAGGTACGCGAGATCGTGACCCAGGTGCGCGCCGAAGCGGCCAGGCATGGGCGTACGATTCGCTTCAGCCTGTCGCTGCGACCGATCCTCGCCGAGACCGAAGAACTGGCGTGGGCGCGTGCCGACAGCATCCTGCAACAGGCCACCGAGTTGGCAGAGAAGAATGGCTTTGTGCGGCGTGAACCGCCGAATGAAGGCTCGCGCCGGTTGCTGGCGGCGGCGGCGCAGGGCTCGCGGCTGGACAAGCGCCTGTGGACGGGGATTGCGGGGTTGCTGGGGGCGCAGGGCAACTCCACCTCGTTGGTGGGGACCGCCGAACAGGTGGCAGAGGCATTGGTCGATTATTACGACCTCGGTATCACCACCTTCCTGATCCGTGGGTTTGATCCGCTCAATGATGCGATCGACTATGGCAAGCGGTTGATCCCCCTGACCCGGCAGCTGATTGCTGAACGCGAGCAGAAAGTCGCCTGA
- a CDS encoding class II aldolase/adducin family protein, with product MSSVTSITNLTSNVRQRVTPQEWEVRVKLAAAYRLAALYKWTDHIYTHFSARVPGPEEHFLINAFGLLFDEISASNLVKVDLDGTIVDDPTGLGINYAGYVIHSAIHGARHDLQAVLHTHTRDGIAVSAQKDGLLPISQHSIGFSGRVAYHGYEGVALDLDERERLVADLGDKSVMILRNHGLLTAGVSVEHAFVQLQQLERACNIQVAAQAAGNAELIFPPAEVVEKVEQQAKVFASGEGPGVARHWNALIRQLERNDTDYKN from the coding sequence ATGAGCAGCGTCACCTCGATCACCAATCTCACCAGCAATGTTCGCCAGCGCGTTACCCCGCAAGAGTGGGAGGTGCGCGTCAAACTGGCCGCCGCTTATCGCCTGGCTGCCTTGTACAAGTGGACCGACCACATCTATACCCATTTCTCCGCCCGTGTACCGGGGCCGGAGGAGCATTTCCTGATCAACGCCTTCGGGTTGTTGTTCGATGAAATCAGTGCGTCCAACCTGGTCAAGGTCGACCTCGACGGCACTATCGTCGATGACCCTACCGGCCTGGGCATCAACTACGCCGGCTATGTGATTCACAGCGCGATCCACGGCGCACGTCATGACCTGCAAGCGGTGCTGCACACCCATACCCGCGACGGCATCGCGGTGTCGGCGCAGAAGGACGGCCTGCTGCCGATCTCCCAGCACTCCATTGGTTTTTCCGGACGCGTGGCGTACCACGGGTATGAAGGCGTGGCCCTCGACCTGGACGAACGTGAGCGCCTGGTCGCGGACCTGGGTGACAAGAGCGTGATGATCCTGCGCAACCATGGCTTGTTGACCGCCGGTGTCAGCGTTGAACATGCGTTTGTGCAGCTGCAACAGTTGGAGCGCGCGTGCAATATCCAGGTGGCGGCGCAGGCGGCGGGGAATGCGGAGTTGATCTTCCCGCCGGCCGAAGTGGTGGAGAAAGTCGAACAACAGGCCAAGGTGTTTGCCAGTGGCGAAGGACCGGGGGTGGCGCGGCATTGGAATGCGCTGATTCGGCAGTTGGAGCGCAACGATACCGACTACAAGAACTGA
- a CDS encoding LysR family transcriptional regulator, which yields MKIDDIDAFVEVIRCQSISHAAESLQLTQPAITRRVQNFEQALGVELFDRNTKPLKPTLIGTRVYEQCRLILREMDALRELVATDAPPTGLLRLGVPQTIGDVVLLDALKHLRSEYPDLRAQVATGWGSQLVGKIERGELDAAAALFPAGKIFPDNIVGESIGKMELVVVCAKAQLPKKPCKLADVYQNGWVLNPDGCGFRAGLQRTLSDQGLALRVNLETFGTELQLGLVADGLGLGLVPRPLLERSAHREQLAVMPLKDFKPVMDLWLIYPHFLGNLQGPVDAFGKRVAASLHKVRDAA from the coding sequence ATGAAAATTGACGATATCGATGCCTTTGTCGAAGTGATTCGTTGCCAGTCCATCAGCCATGCCGCCGAGTCGTTGCAATTGACCCAGCCGGCCATTACCCGCCGCGTGCAGAACTTCGAGCAGGCGCTGGGCGTGGAGCTGTTCGACCGCAACACCAAACCCCTCAAGCCGACATTGATCGGCACCCGCGTCTATGAGCAGTGCCGGTTGATCCTGCGCGAGATGGATGCCCTGCGCGAGCTGGTGGCCACCGACGCGCCGCCCACCGGCCTGTTGCGCCTGGGTGTGCCGCAGACCATCGGCGACGTGGTGCTGCTGGACGCGCTCAAGCACCTGCGCAGCGAATACCCCGACTTGCGTGCCCAGGTCGCCACCGGCTGGGGCAGCCAGTTGGTGGGCAAGATCGAACGCGGCGAACTGGACGCGGCGGCGGCGCTGTTCCCGGCAGGCAAGATCTTCCCGGACAACATCGTCGGCGAGTCCATCGGCAAGATGGAACTGGTGGTGGTCTGCGCCAAGGCCCAACTGCCGAAGAAACCCTGCAAGCTGGCCGATGTGTACCAGAACGGCTGGGTCCTCAACCCGGACGGCTGCGGCTTCCGTGCCGGGTTGCAGCGCACCTTGTCCGATCAGGGCCTGGCCCTGCGGGTCAACCTGGAGACCTTCGGCACCGAACTGCAACTGGGCCTGGTGGCCGACGGCCTGGGCTTGGGCCTGGTGCCACGGCCGTTGCTGGAACGCAGTGCGCACCGCGAGCAACTGGCGGTGATGCCGCTCAAGGATTTCAAGCCGGTGATGGATTTGTGGCTGATCTATCCGCACTTCCTGGGCAACCTGCAGGGGCCGGTGGATGCGTTTGGCAAGCGGGTGGCGGCGTCGCTGCATAAAGTCCGCGACGCCGCGTAA
- a CDS encoding cysteine dioxygenase yields MTQARHPERLRAFIGALAELIDGNPREGDLLHRGGKLLAQLVSHDDWLPDEFAQPDPERYQQFLLHADSRQRFSIVSFVWGPGQSTPIHDHRVWGLIGMLRGAEFSQGFERAPDGSLVAEGQPIQLVPGQVEAVSPKVGDIHQVSNAHSDQVSISIHVYGANIGAVRRAVYQPDGSEKLFISGYSNAFLPNIWDLSIEKSPAL; encoded by the coding sequence ATGACCCAGGCCCGACACCCCGAGAGACTCAGAGCCTTCATAGGCGCCCTGGCGGAATTGATCGACGGCAATCCACGCGAAGGCGACCTGTTGCACCGTGGCGGCAAGCTGCTGGCGCAACTGGTCAGCCATGACGACTGGCTCCCCGATGAATTTGCCCAACCCGATCCCGAGCGCTACCAGCAGTTCTTGCTGCATGCCGATTCGCGCCAGCGTTTCAGCATCGTCAGCTTTGTCTGGGGGCCGGGGCAAAGCACGCCGATCCACGACCATCGGGTGTGGGGGCTGATCGGCATGCTGCGCGGCGCAGAGTTCTCCCAAGGCTTCGAACGCGCGCCCGACGGCAGCCTGGTCGCCGAAGGCCAACCGATTCAACTGGTGCCGGGCCAGGTCGAGGCTGTGTCGCCCAAGGTCGGCGACATCCACCAGGTGAGCAATGCCCACAGCGATCAGGTGTCGATCAGCATTCATGTGTACGGCGCCAATATCGGCGCGGTGCGCCGTGCGGTGTACCAGCCCGACGGCAGCGAGAAACTGTTTATCTCCGGTTATTCCAACGCCTTCCTCCCGAATATCTGGGATTTGTCCATAGAAAAGAGCCCTGCCCTATGA